One window of the Acinetobacter equi genome contains the following:
- a CDS encoding ChbG/HpnK family deacetylase, with amino-acid sequence MKNIIINVDDLGLSPAINAAVIELAKQKRIQATSFMSLGDIHPDEVNILRQLNIDIGLHFDLTGLAHQGNLKQVLFKAYLGRFSKKELKNLIEHQLDQFEQKIGAIPDFIDGHQHVHQFPQVRQILLDCIEQRYQQKIPLRNTSTFQKELKAKIIFALGGWSLQQKLQQSEWPHNASFGGIYSFDADVAELKKLWKTWLAQAPNNSVIMCHPSQDGLSLDDEIYAARHVEYQWLLSDDFKQLWDQNNCQAQHWRNL; translated from the coding sequence ATGAAAAATATCATTATTAATGTAGATGATTTAGGACTTTCGCCAGCTATTAATGCAGCAGTTATCGAACTTGCGAAACAAAAACGTATCCAAGCGACTAGTTTTATGAGTTTAGGTGATATTCATCCAGATGAAGTGAATATACTTAGACAACTGAATATTGATATTGGATTGCATTTTGATTTAACTGGGCTTGCTCACCAAGGTAATTTGAAGCAAGTATTATTTAAAGCTTATTTAGGTCGGTTTTCTAAAAAAGAATTAAAAAATTTAATTGAACATCAATTAGATCAATTTGAGCAAAAAATTGGTGCAATTCCAGATTTTATTGATGGCCATCAGCATGTACATCAATTTCCCCAAGTTCGTCAGATTTTATTAGATTGTATTGAACAGCGTTATCAGCAAAAGATTCCGCTACGTAATACATCAACATTTCAAAAAGAATTAAAAGCAAAAATTATTTTTGCACTAGGTGGATGGTCATTACAACAAAAACTACAACAGTCAGAATGGCCACATAATGCTTCATTTGGTGGTATTTATAGTTTTGATGCAGATGTGGCTGAATTAAAAAAACTTTGGAAAACATGGTTGGCACAAGCACCAAATAATAGTGTGATTATGTGCCATCCCTCACAAGATGGACTGAGTTTGGATGATGAAATTTATGCTGCACGGCATGTGGAATATCAGTGGTTATTAAGTGATGATTTTAAACAATTATGGGATCAAAACAATTGTCAGGCACAACATTGGAGAAATTTATAA
- a CDS encoding GtrA family protein, whose translation MGQQKTGLKPIHQQGLFFLLVGGFNALVHFLSLLFFVQIMSVKPIFANVFAFFIAFIVGFTGHLKITFRTLENKEHWRKSCAKWLISSVIGFLLNQIFFMFGIHLWGAKYYVLIWIVATGLVTVFTFVLARFWAFRGS comes from the coding sequence ATGGGACAGCAAAAAACAGGATTAAAGCCAATTCATCAACAAGGTTTATTTTTTTTACTTGTTGGTGGTTTTAATGCCTTAGTACATTTTTTATCACTTCTCTTTTTTGTGCAAATAATGAGTGTTAAGCCTATATTTGCCAATGTTTTTGCATTTTTTATTGCTTTTATAGTGGGTTTTACTGGTCACTTAAAAATTACTTTTCGTACTTTAGAAAATAAAGAGCATTGGCGAAAAAGTTGTGCAAAATGGTTGATTAGTTCAGTAATCGGATTTCTTTTAAATCAGATATTTTTTATGTTCGGAATTCACTTATGGGGAGCAAAATATTATGTTCTCATTTGGATTGTCGCAACAGGATTGGTTACAGTTTTTACGTTTGTGTTGGCACGTTTTTGGGCATTTAGGGGCAGTTGA
- a CDS encoding glycosyltransferase family 2 protein, which yields MTKTLDEMNIEIDEVIQLSIILPAYNDAKNVDVILPKLYSFLESRADCSEVILVDDGSKDNLYDVFAKQSQLTPKNVTLNLVQLSRNFGKEAALSAGLEEASGQLVAMMDSDGQHPISVLDEMLNVIEHSPVDMVAAVQETRAYESIFLKLYKNIFYRFMQDSQRYQLEPHAGDFRVMKRKVVDALLNLPERQRFMKGLYSWVGFKALYVPFQAEQRIEGKSSFNFSHLFELALIAITSFSVKPLRWISRMGFLVSIMAILYGLFIIADTIFFGRDLEGWPTLAVGIMFSAGLQLICLGVIGEYIGRIYDEVKQRPLYIVDKKWDSKKQD from the coding sequence ATGACGAAGACATTAGATGAAATGAATATTGAGATAGATGAAGTAATACAGTTGTCTATTATTTTGCCTGCATACAATGATGCAAAAAATGTAGATGTAATTTTACCGAAACTTTATTCATTCCTTGAATCTAGAGCAGATTGTTCTGAAGTAATTTTGGTCGATGATGGCAGTAAAGATAATTTATATGATGTCTTTGCTAAGCAAAGTCAACTTACGCCTAAAAATGTAACTTTGAACTTGGTTCAACTTTCCAGAAATTTTGGCAAAGAGGCTGCCTTAAGTGCAGGTCTTGAAGAGGCAAGTGGGCAATTAGTTGCAATGATGGATTCTGATGGACAGCATCCAATTTCTGTTCTTGATGAAATGTTAAATGTAATTGAGCATTCGCCTGTTGATATGGTGGCAGCTGTCCAAGAAACACGTGCTTATGAAAGTATTTTTTTAAAATTATATAAAAATATCTTTTATCGTTTCATGCAAGATTCACAGCGCTATCAGTTAGAGCCTCATGCAGGTGATTTTCGTGTAATGAAGCGAAAAGTTGTGGATGCATTACTGAATTTACCAGAACGCCAAAGGTTTATGAAAGGCTTATATTCATGGGTTGGATTTAAAGCATTATATGTTCCATTTCAAGCAGAACAGCGTATAGAAGGTAAGAGTTCTTTTAATTTTAGTCATTTGTTTGAGCTAGCGTTAATTGCAATTACTTCTTTTTCTGTAAAGCCTTTGCGTTGGATTTCCCGTATGGGTTTTTTAGTCTCAATCATGGCTATTTTGTACGGATTATTTATTATTGCCGACACAATATTTTTTGGACGTGACTTGGAAGGATGGCCAACTTTAGCTGTTGGAATTATGTTTTCCGCAGGATTACAGCTTATTTGTTTAGGTGTAATTGGGGAGTATATTGGTCGAATTTATGATGAAGTGAAGCAAAGACCGCTTTACATTGTGGATAAGAAATGGGACAGCAAAAAACAGGATTAA
- a CDS encoding glycosyltransferase family 39 protein — protein sequence MFYYTWPSLEFNHNVAQMPVWAALIYYFYLATKYNKWKDWIIFGVLSGIGMLTKYSVAFLIFTIVLFSFITSYRLMWLTVKPWVSIFIALIIFSPHVWWLYQHDWLTFTYIQARSNEVDNSYNPFVAFKYLLAQFTNFLPLIIILLCNKSLSIHKLNINQNDKFFILFIGLFPGVMLFIISLLTGVNIKDMWASPMWSLVALIFIAMIPDQVFQQRKRGLLKGLMIWLGVITIVMASYVQFGGQLRNKPSRMDWPQQEISLNVQKQWDALSDCQMDNLTGDNWLAILAATKMQNLPSVMMSTSEAYSPWMSLARLEQKGTFVLWEKGKKPFIPYLTEIQSNKDMQIQQGEWTIYWDKVPHKEPLIIQWQMFVPKQCVKS from the coding sequence ATATTTTATTATACATGGCCATCTTTAGAGTTTAATCATAATGTTGCTCAAATGCCTGTTTGGGCTGCACTGATATATTATTTTTATTTAGCAACAAAATATAATAAATGGAAAGACTGGATTATATTTGGAGTGCTGTCTGGAATAGGAATGCTGACGAAGTACTCTGTAGCATTTTTAATATTTACGATTGTTTTATTTTCCTTTATTACATCATATCGATTAATGTGGCTAACAGTGAAGCCATGGGTTTCTATTTTTATAGCATTAATAATATTTAGTCCACATGTTTGGTGGTTATATCAACATGATTGGTTAACATTTACGTATATTCAAGCACGTTCTAATGAGGTAGATAATAGTTATAACCCATTTGTTGCCTTTAAATATTTATTGGCACAATTCACAAACTTTTTACCTTTAATTATTATTTTATTATGTAATAAAAGTTTATCTATTCATAAATTAAATATTAATCAGAATGATAAGTTTTTCATATTATTTATCGGACTATTTCCTGGGGTAATGTTATTTATTATCAGTCTTTTAACTGGTGTGAATATTAAAGATATGTGGGCTTCTCCAATGTGGAGTTTGGTTGCATTAATCTTTATCGCAATGATTCCAGATCAAGTCTTTCAGCAACGTAAAAGAGGGTTACTGAAGGGCTTAATGATTTGGTTAGGTGTCATCACCATTGTTATGGCGAGTTATGTTCAATTTGGTGGACAACTACGAAATAAACCATCGCGAATGGACTGGCCTCAACAAGAAATCAGTTTGAATGTGCAAAAACAATGGGATGCATTAAGTGATTGTCAGATGGATAACCTTACAGGAGACAATTGGCTTGCTATACTTGCAGCAACCAAAATGCAAAATCTTCCATCTGTGATGATGTCTACATCAGAAGCATATTCACCATGGATGAGTTTAGCGCGTTTAGAGCAGAAGGGTACATTTGTGCTTTGGGAGAAAGGGAAAAAGCCATTTATTCCCTATTTAACAGAGATACAAAGTAATAAAGACATGCAGATTCAGCAAGGTGAGTGGACAATTTATTGGGATAAAGTTCCTCATAAAGAGCCATTGATTATTCAATGGCAGATGTTTGTCCCTAAACAATGTGTTAAATCATGA
- a CDS encoding glycosyltransferase family 39 protein — MIEKLNIDKKTILFLGGYFILWMILPSILSSSYPLDVPEGIYWGNEWQLGYYKHPPFSSWVLYGFYSIFGYIAPYILSQICIFITILFVYLLGKNFFLKKRHFIQLYLF; from the coding sequence ATGATAGAAAAATTAAATATTGATAAGAAAACTATACTTTTTCTTGGAGGATATTTTATTTTATGGATGATCCTTCCTAGTATATTATCCTCTAGTTATCCTTTAGATGTCCCGGAAGGTATATATTGGGGAAATGAATGGCAACTTGGTTATTATAAACATCCACCATTTTCTTCTTGGGTTTTATATGGTTTTTATTCCATTTTTGGATATATTGCACCTTATATATTAAGTCAAATTTGTATATTTATAACAATTTTATTTGTCTATTTGCTTGGTAAAAATTTTTTTCTAAAGAAAAGGCATTTTATTCAGCTGTATTTGTTTTAG
- a CDS encoding acyl-CoA synthetase, translated as MNAYDELPRNPANFVALSPLRYLERAAHIYPHQDAIIHGHRHISWQETYKRCRQFAHQLQQLGIQRNDTVSVLLPNIPAMIEAHFAVPMAGAVLNTLNTRLDAKTLAFMLEHAETKVLLVDPEFSLLAKEALALVSQNIFIIDVADDQYETSTQNHIGQIEYELWLAQGNENFEWHLPKDEWDAISLSYTSGTTGNPKGVVYHHRGAYLNAASNIIACGMTPRATYLWTLPLFHCNGWCFAWTMAANGGTNICLRKVDPELIFKLIHQHKVDYFCGAPIVLSMLINTPEDKKIPIQHRVEVMVAGAAPPAAIIEGMRNIGINVTHVYGLTETYGPSALCASQAGWSDLSIQEQAQLHSRQGVPYPLQDGMKVIDPKTMLPVPHDGHTMGEIMFRGNIVMKGYLKNPEATAETFAGGWFHTGDLAVCQADGYAKITDRSKDVIISGGENISSIEVEEILYKHPAVMTAAVVAKPDPRWQEVPCAFIELKEGITVSSDEIMTFCQQHLARFKVPKDIVITEIPKTSTGKLQKFILREWAKERSVGEFKI; from the coding sequence ATGAATGCATATGATGAATTACCAAGAAATCCAGCAAATTTTGTCGCTTTATCGCCATTACGTTATCTCGAACGTGCAGCTCATATCTACCCCCACCAAGATGCTATTATTCATGGTCATCGCCATATTTCATGGCAAGAAACCTATAAACGTTGCCGTCAATTCGCTCATCAACTCCAACAACTTGGTATCCAACGCAACGATACCGTATCTGTATTACTACCAAACATTCCAGCAATGATTGAAGCCCACTTTGCTGTTCCCATGGCTGGTGCTGTCCTAAATACACTAAATACACGTTTAGATGCTAAAACTTTAGCATTTATGCTAGAACATGCAGAAACAAAAGTTTTACTCGTTGATCCAGAGTTTTCCTTATTAGCAAAAGAAGCACTTGCTCTCGTTTCGCAAAATATATTTATTATTGATGTTGCTGATGATCAATATGAAACATCTACACAAAATCATATTGGTCAAATTGAATATGAACTGTGGCTGGCTCAAGGTAATGAAAATTTTGAATGGCATTTACCGAAAGATGAATGGGATGCAATTAGTTTAAGCTATACATCAGGTACAACAGGGAATCCTAAAGGCGTGGTTTATCATCATCGTGGTGCTTATTTAAATGCTGCGAGTAATATCATTGCTTGTGGTATGACGCCTCGTGCCACATACCTTTGGACACTCCCTCTCTTTCACTGCAACGGTTGGTGCTTTGCTTGGACAATGGCTGCAAATGGCGGCACAAATATCTGCTTAAGAAAAGTTGATCCTGAACTTATATTTAAACTCATTCATCAACATAAAGTTGACTATTTCTGTGGTGCGCCAATTGTTCTATCTATGCTAATCAATACACCTGAAGATAAAAAAATTCCAATTCAACATCGTGTAGAAGTCATGGTCGCAGGTGCTGCTCCTCCTGCTGCTATTATTGAGGGAATGCGCAATATTGGAATTAATGTAACACATGTCTATGGATTAACTGAAACTTATGGTCCATCTGCACTTTGTGCATCACAAGCAGGCTGGTCTGATCTTTCTATTCAAGAACAAGCACAACTTCATTCTCGCCAAGGTGTTCCTTATCCACTACAAGATGGAATGAAAGTCATTGACCCTAAAACCATGCTTCCAGTTCCACATGATGGTCATACCATGGGTGAAATTATGTTCCGTGGCAATATTGTCATGAAAGGTTATCTAAAAAATCCAGAAGCAACAGCAGAGACTTTTGCTGGAGGGTGGTTCCACACAGGCGACTTAGCTGTCTGCCAAGCTGATGGTTATGCAAAAATTACAGATCGGTCAAAAGATGTGATTATTTCTGGTGGTGAAAATATATCATCTATTGAAGTTGAAGAAATTCTCTACAAGCATCCTGCCGTCATGACAGCAGCTGTTGTTGCCAAACCAGATCCTCGTTGGCAAGAAGTTCCTTGTGCATTTATTGAATTAAAAGAAGGTATAACTGTTAGTTCAGATGAGATTATGACTTTCTGTCAACAACATTTAGCACGCTTCAAAGTACCTAAAGACATTGTCATCACTGAAATACCAAAGACATCAACAGGTAAATTACAAAAATTTATTTTAAGAGAATGGGCTAAAGAAAGATCTGTTGGAGAGTTTAAAATATAG